A single Parabacteroides timonensis DNA region contains:
- a CDS encoding CGGC domain-containing protein — MKVGIIRCMQTEDYCPGTTDFKVIRERKGAFEGITEDIEIVGFCNCGGCPAKKSVLRARELVKRGADTIAFASCIQKGTPLGYPCPFAKKMKMLIENDLPEGIRFLDYTH, encoded by the coding sequence ATGAAAGTTGGAATTATCAGATGTATGCAGACAGAAGATTACTGTCCGGGTACAACAGACTTTAAGGTGATCAGAGAAAGAAAAGGGGCGTTTGAAGGTATAACAGAAGATATAGAAATTGTCGGTTTCTGCAATTGTGGAGGGTGTCCTGCAAAGAAATCTGTACTAAGGGCAAGAGAGCTTGTGAAAAGAGGTGCCGATACTATTGCATTTGCCTCGTGTATTCAGAAAGGTACTCCATTAGGTTACCCATGCCCTTTCGCCAAGAAAATGAAAATGTTAATTGAGAATGATTTACCTGAGGGTATTCGTTTTTTAGATTATACTCACTAG
- the araD gene encoding L-ribulose-5-phosphate 4-epimerase gives MVEELKEKVFKANLDLVKHGLVIFTWGNVSAIDREKGLVVIKPSGVSYETMKTSDMVVLDLQGNILEGTLKPSSDTPTHLVLYNAFPEIGGIVHTHSTYATSWAQAGRDIPNIGTTHADYFSDAIPCTRQMTQQEIEGEYEKETGNVIVERFNNLNPVHIPGVLVENHGPFSWGKNADDAVHNAVVMEQVAKMAYISYGINPGLTMNKHLITKHFYRKHGPNAYYGQK, from the coding sequence ATGGTTGAAGAATTAAAAGAAAAGGTTTTCAAAGCTAACTTAGATCTGGTAAAACATGGATTAGTCATTTTTACCTGGGGAAATGTGAGCGCAATTGACCGCGAAAAAGGTTTGGTTGTGATCAAACCATCTGGGGTTTCTTATGAAACAATGAAAACCAGTGATATGGTTGTTCTCGATTTACAGGGTAATATTCTGGAGGGAACTCTAAAACCGTCGTCTGACACTCCTACTCATTTAGTATTATATAATGCCTTTCCAGAAATCGGAGGCATCGTACATACACATTCCACCTACGCAACATCCTGGGCACAGGCCGGACGGGACATTCCTAATATAGGCACAACGCATGCTGACTATTTCAGTGATGCAATCCCTTGTACACGCCAGATGACACAGCAAGAGATTGAAGGTGAATATGAAAAAGAAACCGGAAATGTGATCGTTGAACGATTTAACAATTTAAATCCGGTTCACATACCTGGGGTACTGGTTGAGAACCACGGTCCGTTTTCCTGGGGAAAGAATGCCGATGACGCCGTACATAATGCGGTCGTAATGGAACAGGTAGCCAAGATGGCTTATATCTCCTATGGCATCAATCCCGGACTTACAATGAACAAACATCTGATAACTAAGCATTTTTACCGTAAACACGGTCCTAATGCTTACTACGGACAAAAATAA
- a CDS encoding NUDIX hydrolase: MTAAFYQNEVKFFVSVDCIILGFNNSELNVLLYKRNFEPLQGQWSLMGGFIKSGESIGEAASRVLTECSGIDNLFMEQVGAYGDVTRDLGERVISVAYYSLVNMNDFNPELLKEHNAEWTKLSEVPNLIFDHNQMITDTLARLKRKAATRPVGFNLLPEKFTLPQLQSLYEAIYQTPLDKRNFRKKLNSMDILEKLDEKDKKSSKRGAFYYMFNKEKYDRLLDQGFYFSL, translated from the coding sequence ATGACAGCCGCATTTTATCAGAACGAAGTCAAATTTTTTGTTTCAGTAGATTGTATCATCCTGGGGTTTAATAATAGTGAACTCAATGTTTTACTTTACAAACGGAATTTTGAGCCACTACAAGGACAGTGGTCTCTGATGGGCGGTTTTATCAAATCCGGCGAAAGCATCGGCGAAGCGGCTTCACGCGTACTTACCGAATGCTCCGGTATCGATAATCTTTTTATGGAACAGGTAGGTGCCTACGGAGATGTTACCCGCGACTTAGGGGAACGGGTTATCTCCGTAGCATACTATTCATTAGTCAATATGAATGACTTCAACCCGGAATTATTGAAAGAACATAATGCCGAATGGACAAAGCTCAGCGAAGTACCCAATCTGATCTTTGACCATAACCAAATGATTACCGACACGCTGGCTCGCCTGAAGAGAAAAGCTGCTACCCGTCCGGTCGGTTTTAATCTTCTTCCTGAGAAATTCACCCTACCCCAGCTTCAAAGTTTGTATGAAGCTATTTACCAGACTCCACTGGATAAACGTAATTTCCGCAAGAAACTCAACTCTATGGATATCCTTGAGAAACTTGACGAGAAAGACAAAAAAAGTTCCAAAAGAGGCGCTTTCTATTATATGTTCAACAAAGAAAAATATGATCGGTTGCTTGACCAAGGATTCTATTTCTCCTTATAA
- a CDS encoding alpha-L-arabinofuranosidase C-terminal domain-containing protein gives MRRSMKNAISLFLLSMGVSSLMAQTSEFKIDVQQTGASIQSTMYGIFFEDINFGADGGLYAELIKNRSFEFENPFGGWVPFGNVTVQTKSPCFDKNPHYVRLSYNKELTGTGLDNEGFKGIGIKAGEKYDFSFYARTVTNGPIKFRINLVNSGHDIYETKEVEINGKDWKKYSVVLTPEATEAHSRLRITMLTQGTADLEHISLFPQKTFNNRPNGMRADLAQALKDLKPGVFRFPGGCIVEGTNLATRYQWKNTVGPVENRPININRWNYTFPHKKFSDYYQSYGLGFFEYFQLSEDIGAEPLPVLNCGLSCQYENDDPKENCPVDKLQPYIDDALDLIEFANGPVTSKWGKLRADMGHPVPFNLKFIAIGNEQWGTLFTERLEPFVKAIRAKYPDIKVIGSSGPQAEGEDFDFLWPEMKRMKVDLVDEHFYRSPEWFLNGAKRYDSYDRNGPKVFAGEYACHPNNRENSFLTALAEAAFMTGFERNADVVHICTYAPLFAHVDAWQWRPDLIWFDNLSLVKTPNYYVQQLYGHNVGTNVVPLTMQNEPVTGQNDLYATAAVDKKTNELIIKIANTGIQNRKVKLDLNGLSGGKHKGTVTVLHASDLEAKNTICKPDQVVPVVSEIELEAPAAEVVLRPLSFSVYRIAF, from the coding sequence ATGAGAAGAAGCATGAAAAACGCTATCTCCCTGTTCCTCTTAAGCATGGGGGTAAGCAGTCTGATGGCACAGACTAGTGAGTTCAAAATAGACGTGCAGCAAACGGGTGCGTCTATCCAATCCACCATGTACGGTATCTTTTTTGAAGATATCAACTTCGGAGCGGATGGAGGATTGTATGCAGAGTTGATTAAGAACCGTTCTTTTGAGTTTGAAAATCCTTTCGGGGGCTGGGTTCCTTTTGGAAATGTAACAGTACAGACCAAATCTCCTTGTTTTGACAAGAATCCGCATTATGTACGGCTTTCTTATAATAAAGAATTAACCGGTACCGGACTGGATAACGAAGGTTTTAAAGGTATTGGCATTAAGGCAGGGGAGAAGTATGACTTTTCTTTCTATGCCCGTACGGTAACTAACGGTCCGATCAAGTTTCGTATAAATCTGGTAAATAGTGGGCATGACATTTATGAAACAAAGGAAGTTGAGATAAACGGCAAAGATTGGAAAAAGTATTCCGTTGTCCTGACTCCTGAGGCAACAGAAGCCCATTCCCGTTTACGTATCACGATGCTTACACAGGGAACGGCTGATCTCGAACATATATCTTTATTTCCTCAGAAAACATTCAATAACCGTCCGAACGGTATGCGTGCCGATCTTGCACAGGCATTGAAAGATCTTAAACCGGGTGTATTCCGCTTCCCTGGAGGTTGTATCGTGGAAGGAACGAACCTGGCCACTCGTTATCAGTGGAAAAATACGGTTGGTCCGGTTGAAAACCGACCGATCAATATCAATCGTTGGAATTATACATTTCCTCATAAGAAGTTCTCCGATTATTATCAGTCTTATGGTTTAGGTTTCTTTGAATATTTCCAGTTGAGTGAGGATATCGGTGCCGAGCCACTTCCTGTATTGAACTGCGGTCTTTCTTGTCAGTATGAAAATGATGATCCGAAAGAAAACTGTCCGGTCGATAAATTGCAACCTTATATTGACGATGCACTTGACCTGATCGAGTTTGCCAACGGTCCTGTGACTTCTAAATGGGGAAAACTGCGTGCCGATATGGGACATCCGGTTCCTTTCAACCTGAAGTTTATAGCTATTGGTAATGAGCAGTGGGGTACTTTGTTTACCGAACGCCTGGAACCTTTCGTAAAGGCTATTCGTGCCAAATATCCGGATATCAAAGTTATTGGTAGTTCTGGTCCACAAGCGGAAGGGGAAGATTTCGACTTCTTGTGGCCTGAAATGAAGCGGATGAAAGTCGATTTGGTAGATGAACATTTTTACCGTTCTCCCGAATGGTTTCTGAATGGTGCCAAACGCTATGATTCATACGATCGTAATGGTCCTAAGGTTTTTGCTGGTGAATATGCCTGTCATCCGAACAATCGCGAGAATAGTTTCCTGACAGCATTGGCTGAGGCGGCTTTTATGACTGGTTTTGAGCGTAATGCGGATGTTGTACATATCTGTACTTATGCACCTCTGTTTGCCCATGTGGATGCCTGGCAATGGCGTCCGGATTTGATCTGGTTCGATAATCTTTCTTTGGTGAAGACACCTAATTATTATGTACAGCAACTTTACGGTCATAATGTCGGTACGAATGTTGTGCCTTTGACTATGCAGAACGAACCAGTTACTGGACAAAATGATCTGTATGCAACAGCAGCAGTCGATAAGAAGACAAATGAGTTGATCATTAAGATCGCCAATACTGGCATTCAAAACAGAAAAGTGAAACTGGATTTAAACGGCCTTTCCGGTGGAAAACATAAAGGTACAGTAACCGTACTTCACGCCTCTGACCTGGAAGCTAAAAATACGATCTGCAAACCGGACCAGGTAGTGCCTGTTGTTTCAGAAATTGAACTGGAAGCTCCGGCAGCAGAAGTAGTACTTCGCCCGTTAAGTTTCTCTGTTTATCGCATTGCGTTTTGA
- the galK gene encoding galactokinase, with the protein MQKKIRDKFQELFNTEGSVYASPGRINLIGEHTDYNGGFVFPGAIDKGMIAEIKPNGTGKVRAFSIDLNDYAEFGLNEEDAPKASWARYIFGVCREIIKRGGQIQGFDTVFAGDVPLGAGMSSSAALESTYAFALNDLFSLGIDKFELAKIGQSTEHNYCGVNCGIMDQFASVFGKEGSLIRLDCRSLEYKYFPFNPVGYKLVLLDSVVKHELASSAYNKRRQSCENAAAAIRRNHPEVEFLRDATMDMLNEVKGDISAEDYMRAEYVIEEVQRVLDVCEALEKGDYETVGLKMYETHHGMSKLYEVSCEELDFLNDVAKKCGVTGSRVMGGGFGGCTINLVKDELHDAFIKEAFDSYTKKFGHEPKVYEVVISDGARKLA; encoded by the coding sequence ATGCAGAAAAAAATCAGAGATAAATTTCAAGAGTTATTTAATACAGAAGGTAGTGTATATGCTTCTCCTGGTCGTATTAACCTGATCGGTGAACACACAGACTATAATGGCGGTTTCGTATTTCCTGGTGCTATCGACAAAGGTATGATCGCAGAGATCAAGCCGAACGGCACAGGTAAAGTTCGCGCATTCTCTATCGACCTGAATGACTATGCTGAATTCGGATTGAACGAAGAAGATGCACCAAAAGCAAGCTGGGCTAGATACATTTTCGGTGTATGCCGTGAGATCATCAAACGTGGCGGTCAAATCCAGGGATTCGATACTGTATTTGCCGGTGATGTACCTCTGGGTGCCGGAATGTCTTCATCTGCCGCTTTAGAAAGCACTTACGCATTCGCATTGAATGATCTTTTCTCTCTAGGCATTGACAAATTCGAATTAGCTAAGATCGGTCAATCTACAGAACACAACTATTGTGGTGTTAACTGCGGTATTATGGACCAGTTCGCTTCCGTATTCGGTAAAGAAGGAAGCTTAATTCGTTTAGATTGCCGTTCTTTAGAATATAAATATTTCCCATTCAATCCGGTTGGTTATAAACTGGTTTTGCTGGACTCTGTTGTAAAACACGAACTGGCATCTTCTGCTTATAACAAACGTCGCCAGTCTTGTGAAAATGCAGCAGCTGCCATCCGTCGCAATCACCCAGAAGTAGAATTCCTGCGTGACGCAACAATGGACATGCTGAACGAAGTGAAAGGCGATATCAGCGCAGAAGATTATATGCGTGCCGAATACGTGATCGAAGAAGTACAGCGCGTACTCGACGTTTGCGAAGCTTTGGAAAAAGGTGACTACGAAACTGTAGGTCTGAAAATGTATGAAACTCATCATGGAATGAGCAAGCTATACGAAGTAAGCTGCGAAGAGTTGGACTTCCTGAACGATGTTGCCAAGAAATGTGGCGTAACAGGTTCACGTGTAATGGGTGGTGGCTTCGGAGGTTGTACTATCAACCTTGTAAAAGACGAATTGCATGATGCATTTATCAAAGAAGCTTTCGATTCTTATACAAAGAAATTCGGTCACGAACCTAAAGTATACGAAGTAGTAATCAGCGACGGTGCACGCAAACTCGCTTAA
- the araA gene encoding L-arabinose isomerase, which produces MNFKDLEVWFVTGAQLLYGGDAVVQVDAHSNEMVKGLNDSGNLPIKVVYKGTVNSAKEVTAAFKAANNDDKCVGVITWMHTFSPAKMWIHGLQELKKPLLHFHTQFNKEIPWETMDMDFMNLNQSAHGDREFGHMVSRMRKNRKVVVGHWQDEKAQARIAVWMRVAAAWADAQDMLIIRFGDQMNNVAVTDGDKVEAELKLGYHVDYCPINDVMEYYNAVDDKDTRALVQQYFAEYDHAPELEDEKTEAYTKIWNSAKAEIAIRRILKEKGAKAFTTNFDDLGNFDQIPGLASQRLMAEGYGFGAEGDWKTAALFRTMWFMSQGMPKGCSFLEDYTLNFDGEQSAILQAHMLEICPLIAEQKPKLEVHRLSIGIDSETARLVFTSKPGEGVAATIVDMGNRFRLIVNKVDCIKSKPLPKLPVASALWIPQPNLEIGAAAWILAGGTHHTSFSYDLTVEYLEDYADIAGIEMVVIDKDTTISSFKKELQYNDLYYMLNRALQS; this is translated from the coding sequence ATGAATTTTAAAGATTTAGAAGTATGGTTCGTTACAGGAGCCCAGCTTCTGTACGGAGGCGACGCAGTCGTACAAGTGGATGCACATTCCAATGAAATGGTAAAGGGATTGAATGATTCCGGAAACCTTCCCATCAAAGTAGTCTACAAAGGCACTGTTAACTCTGCCAAAGAAGTTACTGCTGCTTTCAAAGCTGCCAACAACGACGATAAGTGCGTAGGTGTCATCACCTGGATGCACACTTTCTCTCCGGCTAAAATGTGGATACACGGATTACAGGAGCTGAAAAAACCGTTATTGCATTTCCACACACAGTTCAACAAAGAAATTCCCTGGGAAACCATGGATATGGACTTCATGAACCTGAACCAATCCGCCCACGGTGATCGCGAATTCGGCCATATGGTAAGCCGCATGCGTAAAAACCGCAAAGTGGTAGTCGGTCACTGGCAAGATGAAAAAGCACAGGCTCGTATCGCTGTATGGATGCGCGTTGCTGCTGCATGGGCAGATGCACAGGATATGCTGATCATCCGCTTTGGCGACCAGATGAACAATGTAGCCGTGACAGATGGCGACAAGGTAGAAGCCGAACTAAAGTTAGGTTATCACGTCGACTATTGCCCAATCAATGACGTTATGGAATACTACAATGCAGTAGATGACAAAGACACACGTGCACTCGTTCAGCAATATTTTGCAGAGTACGATCACGCTCCCGAATTGGAAGATGAAAAAACAGAAGCCTATACAAAGATTTGGAATTCAGCTAAAGCAGAAATCGCTATCCGTCGTATCCTGAAAGAGAAAGGAGCCAAAGCATTTACCACCAATTTCGACGACCTGGGTAATTTTGATCAGATTCCCGGACTGGCCTCACAGCGTCTGATGGCAGAAGGATATGGTTTCGGCGCAGAAGGTGACTGGAAAACTGCTGCTTTGTTCCGTACCATGTGGTTCATGAGCCAAGGTATGCCGAAAGGTTGTTCTTTCCTTGAAGACTATACCCTGAATTTCGACGGCGAACAGAGTGCTATCCTGCAAGCTCACATGTTGGAAATCTGTCCGCTTATCGCAGAACAGAAGCCGAAACTGGAAGTACACCGCCTGAGTATCGGTATCGATAGCGAAACAGCACGCCTTGTATTCACCAGCAAACCAGGTGAAGGAGTAGCTGCAACCATCGTAGACATGGGCAACCGTTTCCGCCTCATCGTAAATAAAGTTGACTGCATCAAGAGCAAGCCGCTTCCCAAACTTCCGGTAGCCAGTGCTTTGTGGATTCCACAGCCCAACCTCGAAATTGGAGCTGCTGCCTGGATTCTGGCCGGTGGAACACACCACACCAGTTTCTCATACGACCTGACTGTAGAATACCTGGAAGATTATGCCGACATAGCCGGTATCGAAATGGTAGTTATCGACAAGGATACAACTATTTCCTCTTTCAAGAAAGAATTGCAGTACAACGACCTGTATTATATGTTGAACCGCGCTTTACAATCTTAA
- a CDS encoding MFS transporter: MESTKKKNYALPIAMMFALFAMISFVTGLPAPFGAIVQSEFGATNLQATLGFAANFIAYAFMGIPSGLLLQKIGYKKTALIAIVVGFVGVGIQALSSTMGFAVYVTGAFVSGFSMCMLNTVVNPMLNTLGGGGKKGNQLIQMGGSLNSLSATIVPVLVGYLMGTVVEERTIAKALPALYIAMAIFAIAFLVLFIMNIPEPNLSIAKKDVKDTHSPLSFRHFKLGALAIFVYVGIEVGIPHFAGLFMMTPEAGGGLAIDSTIAGSVVGTYWFLMLIGRLVGASLGAKFSSKQMLTFASTLGLIFIALAFVCPITTHVSMPVFMSDISFGMAQVPISIMFFALCGLCTSIMWGGIFNLAVEGLGKYTEAASGLFMVLVCGGGLLPLLQGAVSDSVGFMASFVVIIIALAYLLFYALIGCKNVNTDIPVK, translated from the coding sequence ATGGAATCTACAAAAAAGAAGAATTATGCACTCCCCATTGCGATGATGTTCGCATTATTCGCAATGATCTCTTTCGTTACCGGTCTGCCGGCACCTTTCGGTGCAATTGTGCAGAGCGAATTCGGAGCAACTAACTTGCAAGCTACGCTGGGTTTTGCTGCTAACTTTATCGCTTACGCCTTTATGGGTATCCCTTCCGGTCTGTTATTACAGAAGATCGGTTATAAGAAAACAGCATTGATCGCGATCGTTGTTGGTTTCGTAGGTGTAGGTATTCAGGCTCTCTCCTCTACAATGGGATTTGCCGTTTATGTAACCGGTGCATTCGTTTCAGGCTTCTCTATGTGTATGTTGAATACAGTAGTTAACCCGATGTTGAACACATTAGGTGGTGGTGGTAAGAAAGGTAATCAGTTGATCCAGATGGGTGGTTCACTGAACTCTTTGTCAGCTACTATCGTTCCTGTATTGGTTGGTTACCTGATGGGTACAGTTGTAGAAGAACGTACGATTGCAAAAGCATTGCCGGCATTGTATATCGCTATGGCTATCTTCGCTATTGCATTCCTGGTATTGTTCATCATGAACATTCCGGAACCGAACTTGTCTATTGCTAAGAAAGATGTGAAAGATACTCACAGTCCTTTATCATTCCGTCACTTCAAACTGGGCGCTTTGGCTATTTTCGTATATGTTGGTATTGAAGTTGGTATCCCTCACTTCGCAGGTCTGTTTATGATGACTCCGGAAGCTGGCGGTGGTCTGGCTATCGACTCTACTATCGCAGGATCTGTTGTAGGTACTTACTGGTTCCTTATGTTGATCGGCCGTTTAGTAGGTGCATCACTGGGTGCTAAGTTCTCAAGTAAACAAATGCTTACTTTTGCTTCTACCTTAGGACTAATTTTTATCGCTTTAGCATTCGTCTGCCCGATTACAACACACGTAAGTATGCCGGTATTTATGAGCGATATCTCATTCGGTATGGCACAGGTTCCTATCAGCATCATGTTCTTTGCGCTTTGCGGACTTTGTACTTCTATCATGTGGGGTGGCATTTTTAACCTGGCAGTTGAAGGTTTGGGTAAATATACAGAAGCTGCTTCCGGTCTCTTTATGGTATTGGTTTGCGGTGGTGGTTTGTTACCATTACTTCAGGGTGCAGTATCCGACTCTGTTGGATTTATGGCAAGTTTCGTAGTAATTATCATTGCCTTGGCTTACCTGTTGTTCTATGCATTGATCGGATGTAAAAATGTAAATACAGATATTCCTGTTAAATAA
- a CDS encoding aldose epimerase family protein, giving the protein MKNKSTLSGLTVANFSKLIDGKETMLCILTNKKGAELTITNYGAKIVSLMVPDRSGKLTDVVTGHNSLDEYLVSEEPYFGAICGRYGNRIAKGTFTLDGVVYDKLAINNGPNSLHGGIKGFNSVVWDLNQTDDQTVELKYTSVDGEEGFPGTLQTTVTYHLTNDNEVVIMYQAVTDKPTVLNLTNHSYFNLSGAGDPSVADHTLTINADYYLPTDDTAIPFGVPEKVEGTPMDFRTPYLVGARIDEPIDQLTWARGYDHTFILNKEQGELGFCARCSSPKTGIIMETYTTEPGVQLYTGNWMTGNFEGKNGQRYPARAALCLETQHYPDSPNHSEYPSTVLRPGEVFKSKTIYKFSAE; this is encoded by the coding sequence ATGAAGAACAAGAGTACGCTGTCTGGCTTGACTGTAGCAAACTTCAGCAAGCTTATAGACGGAAAGGAGACGATGCTATGTATCCTGACCAATAAAAAAGGTGCAGAACTTACCATTACCAACTACGGTGCAAAAATTGTATCGCTTATGGTACCGGATCGGTCCGGCAAGTTAACCGATGTAGTCACCGGACACAATTCCCTCGATGAATATCTGGTCTCTGAAGAGCCCTATTTCGGAGCTATCTGTGGACGTTACGGAAACCGTATCGCCAAAGGTACATTCACTCTGGATGGTGTTGTGTACGATAAACTGGCGATAAATAATGGCCCGAACAGCCTTCATGGCGGAATTAAAGGATTCAATTCTGTTGTTTGGGACCTGAACCAGACCGACGATCAAACCGTTGAACTGAAATACACTTCGGTCGACGGAGAAGAAGGTTTCCCCGGAACACTTCAGACCACCGTTACTTATCACCTGACAAATGACAATGAAGTCGTTATCATGTATCAGGCAGTAACAGACAAACCTACCGTTCTGAATCTGACCAACCACTCCTATTTCAACCTTTCGGGAGCAGGTGATCCTTCAGTGGCAGATCATACCCTGACAATCAACGCCGACTATTATCTGCCGACAGATGATACAGCAATCCCTTTCGGTGTCCCGGAGAAAGTGGAAGGTACACCGATGGATTTCCGTACCCCCTATCTGGTTGGTGCGCGTATCGACGAGCCGATCGACCAGTTAACCTGGGCAAGAGGTTACGACCATACCTTTATATTAAATAAAGAACAGGGAGAACTGGGATTCTGCGCCCGCTGTTCATCTCCCAAAACCGGTATCATTATGGAAACCTATACTACTGAACCGGGCGTACAATTATATACAGGAAACTGGATGACCGGCAATTTTGAAGGAAAGAACGGACAACGCTATCCGGCAAGAGCTGCTCTCTGCCTGGAAACACAACATTATCCCGACAGTCCTAATCATTCGGAATACCCGTCGACAGTTCTTCGTCCGGGAGAAGTATTCAAAAGCAAAACGATCTACAAGTTCTCTGCTGAATAG
- a CDS encoding ATP-binding protein yields the protein MMAKLYPIGIQNFESLREDGYIYVDKTELVYQLVKTGRYYLLNRPRRFGKSLLISTLEAYFLGKKELFKDLAIEKLEKDWLEYPVLHLDLNAEKFGSPERLDALLSNQLTQWEELYGHGPDETTLSLRFKGVIRRAAKQTGQRVVILIDEYDKPMLQALENDELQEKFRDTLMAFYGVMKSMDGDIKFAFLTGVTKFGKVSVFSDLNNLMDISMDDRNANICGITEPEIHAYFKDDLHELARVQNMDYDQVCIALREFYDGYHFTENSKGIYNPFSLLNTFKYLQFGSYWFETGTPTYLVKLLKHSHYNLYNMAHMETDADVLNSIDSTSVNPIPVIYQNGYLTIKGYDREFGIYRLGFPNREVEEGFMKYLLPFYANTDKVDSSFHIQKFVREIRSGDYNSFFRRLQSLFADTPYELVRDLELHYQNVLFIVFKLIGFYVKAEYHTSEGRIDLVLQTDRFIYLMEFKLNGTADDALRQINEKGYALPFAADPRQLFKIGVNFSAKTRNIEEWKIESK from the coding sequence ATTATGGCAAAGCTTTATCCTATCGGTATACAGAATTTTGAGAGTCTTCGTGAGGACGGATATATCTATGTTGACAAAACAGAGCTGGTTTATCAATTAGTGAAAACTGGACGCTATTATTTACTAAATCGCCCACGCCGTTTTGGTAAAAGTTTGCTTATTTCTACCCTGGAAGCTTATTTTCTGGGAAAAAAGGAGTTGTTTAAAGACTTGGCTATCGAAAAGCTGGAAAAGGATTGGTTGGAATATCCTGTACTTCATTTGGATTTGAACGCCGAAAAATTCGGCAGTCCTGAGCGTCTGGATGCTTTGTTAAGTAATCAGTTGACTCAGTGGGAAGAACTTTATGGTCATGGACCGGATGAAACAACACTTTCACTGCGCTTTAAAGGAGTAATTCGCAGAGCAGCCAAGCAGACCGGTCAACGCGTTGTAATCCTGATTGACGAATACGACAAGCCGATGTTGCAGGCATTGGAAAATGATGAACTGCAAGAAAAATTCCGTGATACTTTGATGGCTTTTTATGGTGTGATGAAGAGTATGGACGGGGATATCAAATTTGCTTTTTTGACCGGTGTAACCAAGTTCGGGAAAGTAAGTGTATTTAGTGATCTGAATAATCTGATGGATATATCAATGGACGATCGTAATGCGAACATTTGTGGTATAACGGAACCGGAGATACATGCTTATTTTAAAGATGATTTGCATGAATTAGCTCGCGTACAGAATATGGATTATGATCAGGTTTGTATAGCATTGAGAGAATTTTATGACGGATATCATTTTACGGAGAATTCGAAAGGAATTTATAATCCTTTCAGTTTGCTTAATACCTTTAAGTATTTACAATTCGGTAGCTATTGGTTTGAAACAGGTACACCAACCTATTTGGTGAAATTGTTAAAGCACTCTCATTATAACCTGTATAACATGGCGCATATGGAAACGGATGCCGATGTTTTGAATAGCATTGACTCCACATCAGTTAATCCAATCCCTGTGATTTATCAGAATGGATATCTTACAATCAAAGGATATGATCGTGAATTTGGTATTTATCGTCTGGGATTTCCTAATCGTGAAGTGGAGGAGGGCTTTATGAAATATCTGCTTCCTTTCTATGCTAATACGGATAAAGTCGATTCTTCTTTCCATATTCAGAAGTTTGTTCGTGAGATACGTTCCGGCGATTATAATTCCTTCTTTCGCCGTTTGCAAAGTCTTTTTGCTGATACTCCTTACGAGTTGGTTCGTGATTTGGAGTTACATTACCAAAATGTCCTGTTTATTGTGTTCAAGTTGATTGGCTTCTATGTAAAAGCAGAATATCATACTTCGGAAGGCCGTATTGACTTGGTTTTACAAACGGATCGTTTCATTTACCTGATGGAATTCAAACTGAATGGAACAGCTGACGACGCTCTGCGGCAAATCAATGAAAAAGGCTATGCGCTTCCTTTTGCAGCCGATCCCCGTCAATTATTTAAGATAGGAGTGAATTTTAGTGCAAAGACACGCAATATAGAGGAGTGGAAAATAGAATCTAAATAA